ATCGGAGAGAAAACCTTCGGCTTCCATTTTCAGTCGTCCTGTATCCGACGAAATGGAAAGTAGTTGCGAGATGCCTGACTCCCAGTCAATCGCTATGAGTGCATACAGTCCCTTTGCTTTCTTATACTCCTCTGCGACGTCCAGGACTCTGCATTGAAGCGGGTACTCACAGGCATTGAACTTTTTCTGCAAAAGCGAATGTTCAGCAAGATACAATTCACCAAAGCTGTAGGGTTGTGGAAAATCCTGTTTTGAGAGAGAAAGGGAAAGTAGTGTTTCACCAATCTCATAGATTTCTTCCAAGAGAAACGTATCAAGGATATTCTTTTTTGTGTATACAAAATGGGCATACCTACCAATGATTCGCTCAATTCGTTCAGATTCATTGGCTGTCCCTATGATTCTTGTAGTCCAAGAGGGGCCAGTAGATTTGAGGCTATTCATACGTACGGTCTTTTCCTCCTAGTGAAGAATACCCCTAGAGCTAGGAAATAGCTATCTGAAATATCAGAAATTGATAAAATTGCGTCAAAAAATGACGAAATAATACCATTTATTAGTGTTTTCCCAGATTCAGACAGAGAAATTCTTCAGTAATAAGGATTTTGAGGATTTTTCCCGGTTACCTTTCCAAAATCCTTTTTCAAGAGGGACGATTGCGATACATGACAGATTTTTCCATCCCCCGATTGGGGAGTGCTTCCGGTTGCTTGCCAGAGGGAAAACAAGTTGGTAGAGTACCTGTATGGAAAATTCTGTAATCAATCTGCAGACAACCCTGTTTTGCGGTCAAAGCTTCGCTTGGCTCCAACATGGCGAAACTTTTAGTGCTGTGCTGAAAGGGAGGCTTGTTCAGCTACGGCAAGATACATGTATCGACCAGTGTAAGGAAGATGCCTTTTTATACCATTACTTCGACATGGACTTTGACTATGCTTCAGCCAACCGTCATTTGATCACTTTGGACCATCCTATGAGTGAAGCAATTGCCTATGCCAAAGGGCTCCATATACTGAACCAGGATCCCTGGGAAGTACTCATCGGTTTCATCTTAAGCCAGAATAATTCCATTAAGCGAATTACCATGCTGTATGAAAAGCTTTCCATCAACTTTGGGACAGAGGTAGGCAAAGGCCGGTTTTCATTTCCGACTCCCGACCAGTTGGCAGGGGTAGGTGAGAGCGAACTTCGCTCACTTGGCGTTGGATTCCGTTCTCCCTATATTGTTGACGCCATTGAAAAGAGCTATTTGCTTGATGATATCAAGTCGCTCCCCTTTGATGATGCTCTATCTGTATTGATGACAATCAAAGGGGTTGGGCCTAAGGTAGGTTCCTGCATCCTTCTGTACGGTTTTCATAGGATGGAAGCATTCCCTATGGATACTTGGATGAAGAAAGCGATGGCGAGATGGTACCCAACCCAGGACAGTGCTCTTTTTTCACCATATGCTGCACTTGCCCAGCAATACCTCTTCCATTATGCAAGAACAGTGGGGTGCGAATAATGCGCATCACCATAAATGGTATCCGATTTGACCAGGTATCACCTTCGGAACGAAAGGTTTTTTCCTTTACTGAAAAACAATTATGCGACGCAACGGTTAAAATCAGGAAACAAACAAAAAGTGAAGCGACCGTTTTGCTCTGTACTTGCGACCGGATAGAACTCTGGACGTTGGAGAGCAAGACCTCTACCTATGAGCCCCTATGCAGGGACCTTGGCCTGTCTCCCCTCGCTTGGAAACAGTATTCCTACGCAAAAGAGGGTCCTGGGTGCGTTACCTATCTCTATGAGTTGGCATGTGGCCTCCATTCACCGTTGTTCGGGGAGGACCAGATTATCAGCCAGCTTCGGGAAGCTATTGAACGTTCCCGTCTCTGTGGATGTACTTCTGCAGTTCTTGAACAGTTGTTCAAGAGTGCAGTTACCCTGGCCAAAAAGGTCCAGAGTTCCCTCAAATTAGGTGTTGCTGATAAAACGGTAGCAATAGCAGTACGGAACATATTGCAGGACGCCTATGGCTCGTTAGACTCCCTTCCGGTGTTGGTCATTGGCAGCAGCGAGCTTGCACGTTTGGTTTCCCAGGAGCTTCTCGACCATAACGTTTCCTTGACCATGACAATCCGGGATTTGGAGAAAGCCGACCTATTAGTGCCCCGTGGGGCCCAACGGGCTCTCTACAGAGAGCGATTCTCCTATTTTCCAAAGGTAACGGTGGTTATCAGCGCAACCAAAGGGTTGGAATATACCGTCTGTGCAGCCCAAGCCTTGCATCCTACTCTGTATATCGATCTTGCAAATCCAGCGGATATCGAGCCAGCGGTAAAGGACCTCGAGGGGAAACGACTGGTTACCCTTGCAGATTTGCCGTGTAGTTTTCCTGAGCGTGAAAAAGCTGTATCCCTGGCTAGCTCTATGATTAGTGCCTCTGTGGATTCCTTTTTTTCCTGGCTTCAGGCTCGTGACAGGTTTGCAAGTATCGAGCGTACGAGTGAAGCTGCTGCAAACAACCTCCTGTACCGCCTCTATGCACCACTTTCCCAGCTTGGCCTCGATTCCCTTACCTTGGACGAAATGAGGAAAACCCTTGTTGAAACTGCCCGGAAGGCCTTCTCCCACCAGCTCTATGAGAACGGCAAACTGCGTCCAATACAAAAGTATGTCGACCTTACCCGATTACTGGAAAACGCTCCCCCTGTGTTTGTTGATGACCCTGATACCTCTATTGAGGCTGTCGCTACGATGGAGAAAAACCACTACAGGGTGAAACGATTGCAACTGGGCACCCACAGTGGGACCCATATCGACAGCCCCAATCATATATTGGAGCAGGGTAGGACTCTCGATAGCTATCCTGTCGGGTCCTTCTCTGCCAAGGCCTATGTACTTGATTGCCGAAATAGGGAGAGGATAGACCGCGCTCTTGTTGAAGAGGTACCCTTTGGGGTGACGTGTGTCGTGTTTTCAACTGGCTGGGAACATTTCTGGGGTACTGCTGCCTACCGTGAAGATCCTCCCCTTTGCAGCAAGAATGCGATACTCTTTCTCCAGGAACGGGGGGTTGTCCTGTTTGGGTTTGACTGTGCAAGTTGTGACAAAATGGAAAGCACCGACCTGCCGATTCACCGGCAAATTCTTGAATCGGAAGGCCTGATCATTGAAAATCTCTGCAATCTGCAATCCCTGGCAGGACGATGCGTCGACCTTGTCGCACTTCCCCTTTTTGTAAAAAATAGTGATGGTTGCCCTGCCAGGGTTGTCGCTTCGTACTTCGTGTAAAGGATCCTAGAATACGAAAAATGAGTTTTCGAAAACCCTGGTTGTTCCTTTTTCAAGGAATTCGGCTTCTTTCATCTTTTTGAGCTCCAAAGGACGAGTGGTGTCCCCAAACGACCGCATGGGTTCAAGACAAAGATATTGGGCTTGCTTTGGAGCACAGGTCCAGATTACGAACGTTGCCATATCACCTCTGGTTACCGTAACCCCATGGTCTCCTGTTTTGCATCGGAGTGTCACTTTTGGTGACTTCAGGTTTTCCAGGATAATAGGTCCTTTTGCGGTTTCACTACGGGAAAGGTCAAAAAAATCTTTGGCATCCAAAAAGTTTTTCTCGGTGATGAAGACTCCATTTGAAGGATAATTCCTGTCGACTTGTTCCTTTTGTTCGAAGCAGACATAGTACTGCTCGAGTGGGGTGCCTTCCCCGTTTATATCGAGGTTGAAGGCAGGATGCCAGCCAAAGGTAAAATACAGGTCGTCCTTTGCAAAGATTTCAGCTTTTGCCGTATAGCCATCTGCAAGGAGTGTGTAGGTCACTGTCAAGGTAAAACCGAAAGGGTACATCGAACGGGTCTTGGCGCTGTCAGAAAGCATGAATACCGCATGGGTATCGTCATGTTCCAGTACTGTGAATTCCAAGTCCCGCGCAAACCCGTTATTGGGCATGGGATAGAGGGTATCCTCTACAGAAATCATATTGTCCTTCGTAGGACCGGTCATAGGGAACAGGAGCGGTGCATGCCTGAACCAGTATTCTTTATTACCATTCCAGATATATTCCAGGTTTGATTTCGTATTTTTCAACGATTGCGGTTCCGCACCGAGGGTGGATATTTCCATGGAAAAGGTCTCGTTCTGCAAGAAAATCATAGTACCTCCAAATTAATGAAACAATGTTCTGAAATAATAGAAACAATTTAGCAGAGACACAAGTATCCCTATCTGGTTTTCCACGAATTAGGAGAATATGCTATACTATAGGCAATGGAGGAACCTGCATATGGAAAATAACCTAGTGTATACTATCGGCAGACAGTTCGGAAGCGGAGGAAGACAGGTAGGTAGGACCCTTGCAAAGAAACTTGGTATTCCGTTTTATGATAAGGAGCTCATAGCACTCAGTGCCCAGGAAAGCGGATTGAGTGAAGCTTTGTTTGCAAATGCCGATGAAAAGGCAACGAGCAGTATATTTTATTCTCTGGTAATGGGGAATTACCCGATGGCCAGTGGGGCTCTCGGTGTAACGGAAATGCCACTTAATGACCAATTGTTCCTTATCCAGTGCAAGACTATAAAGAAACTTGCGGAAACAGGTTCCTGTGTAATCGTAGGGCGTTGTGCGGACTACATTCTGCGTGAGCGGGAAAACGTACTCAATGTCTTTATCCATGCTTCACTCGAAAGCAGGGTGGAAAGGGCTATCAAAGTCTACCAGGTTGATGAGCATAAGGCTGAGGATGTCTGTCTCAAGGCTGACAAGCAGCGTGCAAATTTCTATAATTATTACAGTGACAGGAAGTGGGGTATGTGCCGCACGTACGACTTGAGCCTTGACAGCAGTAAAATCGGTATCGACGGATGTGCCGATCAGATCATTGCTTTTGGGAAGGCCTTGGCAGAACATAAGGGACAGGGTATCTAATGCTTTTTGATGTTTTGGATAAATTGGAGTGGTATCAGAAACTCTATCCCTCGATTGAGACGATTATTGATATTATGGACAGGAGCCTGCCCTACGAGGATGGTGATGGTTCTCATTGTGTCGATGGTATCGATTACACAGTAGAAACGTATGTTACGAAGAGTGATGCACCGATTCAGGCAGCCTTTTCTGATTGTATGCATATCATTCTGGAGGGAGAAGAGGTGATTGCCCTGGAAGAAGAAGGAAACCCTTCAGTGGTTGCCATGGCGACCGTCGGGCGTTTTATTCTCTTTTCGAAGGGAGACCAGTATAAAAGTGCATTGCAGAATGGCTCTCCCGGCACCGTGAAAAAAGTAATTTTTACCCTTTCTGGGCCTCGGCTCTAAATTGTTCCCTTTTTCTCCAGAGGTGTAACAACATACACTTTTCGCCGTCTTTTGCATTGCCGTTCTTTATGGCTTGTATGAGACGGCGATGTTCTGTCTGGGTTTTCTTTATCCCAGCCTTGCTGAGGCCCTGATACGACATTAAAACCGATTCATTGAGATTGAGTCTTCCCCACATCTGGTCCAGCAATTGATTATTTGCAAGGTGCACGAGATTGTAATGGAAACGGTAATGAAGGGTGTTGAACAGCTGGATATCTATGGTACCGCTTTCCCCTATTGTATCCATCTCATCGAGTAACTCTTCCAACTGTTGGGCAGAAACGCGATTGTGGCAATCCAAGCGTATGGCAAGGGCTTCGAGATAGGCCCTTACCTCGGTCAATTGCTGATATTCGTTTTTGGTTGAATCCTTTACATAGCTTCCGCTATGGGGGACGATCACGATAAAACCATCCTGTTCAAGGCGTTTCAAGGATTCCCGTACGGGGGTCCTTGAGCAATGAAATTCCTGTGCAAGGGTGTTCTCTGAGAGTTTTTCCCCTTTTGCGAGTTTCTCCTGGAGGATATCGTTCTTCAGGTTCTGGTAAATCGTATCGATGAGGGATCTGCTTTTCACATCATGCATAGTTTTCACAGTATAACCAAAGAATCAGACCCTGAGAAGTAGAAAAAGGCTGTGCATTTTCAGTGCACAGCCTTTGATCGGTCTTCGTAGATACTCTATTAATTGGCGACGGTTGCCCCTGGAGGATCGATACCAACCAGTTCAATGTCGAAAACAAGAAGGGCATTCGGTGCAATGTTCTGAGTTCCATCTTCACCATATCCCAAGGAAGGATGAATCCAACATCTGATGACACTTCCGGTATTCATGGTAAGCAGAGCTTCCTGGAAACCAGGAATAACCTGGGTTACCCCGAAGTGCGCTGTTGCCCCATTGTCATATGAACTTTCGATTATGGTACCATCAGCCATCTGCAGCTGGTAATTTACCTCAACGGTATCAGTTGCAACGGGTTTGGGACCGTCGGAAGCAACCTGCACCTGATACTGCAATCCGCTGGCCGTCGTGATCACTCCCTCGTTGGTCTTGTTTTCCTCAAGATATTGGTCTGCTTTGGCAAGGTTTTCTACTTTTGCTGTTTCAGCCCAGGCAGAATATTCCTTTTCGAGTTTCTGCTGATATTCATTGAAGGCACTCTGCATCTCTTCATCGGTAAGCAATGTGGAGTTCTCAAAGGCAAAATCAAGGATACCGGCAATATAGAAATCACCATTGAGCTCGATTCCCTGCTGAAGCATGTTGTAGGTAAGCAGGTAGCCATAGGTATAGCTGAATGCATCGGTAAGGTCTTCACTCAAAGGAAGGTTTCTGATTTCCTCGAGGTTTGTATAGCGCTTGCCGTAACCGGTAACGCCTTTGCCTTCATTCCAGATTGTATTCTGATAGGCATCAATGTTGGCATACAGTTCATCGAGCGAATAGTAGCCAGGAACCTTCTGCTCTGCGCTCACAAGGCCATCCATTGCTCCCTTTACGTAATAGCCGCCATTGAAAAAGAGATTCTGGTTTGCAAAGGACTGGAGCAGCAGGTACCCGTAGGTGTAGCTGAAACGCTCGATAAGGCCTTCGGGAACCTCCAGCATTGAGCTGCTGATGGTGATGTCCTTGATCTTAAGGCTTACCAGGGGATTGATGTATCTGATGTTCTGGGCAACAGTTCCTGATGCCACAGTCTCGATATAGTCTCCAATGGTCAAGGATGAGACAGGAAAACTGCTTACAGTCTTGCTGTCGGTAGTGTATGCAATGCGTTCGCCCCCTAAGGTGCGTACGGTAATAATTGGGTTTGTTTCGGTATTTTCAACTGAGATAATTCTTCCAGTCACAGCACCTTTTGCTGTTTCTTTCATTCCTGCTGCAAATAACATAGGTACCATGAGTGTCATGATAACGAGCACCATGGCAAACTTGACAAATTTACTTCTGTTCATGTTTATTCCTTTATTTTTAGTGACAATAGAGTTCTGCCTATACATACATTACTTTAAGTTCTCTTTGGCCAATCGTCAATGACTGATTTTTCAATACTTCCGATTTTACCTCTATAAATGCTAGCAGGTAAACCAGATATCCTTGATTTTGTATTTTTATGTACTTTATGTTGTTGTTGAAAAGTTACATTTTGCATGGTATTGTACGGAAAAGAGGATTAAGAAATGCCAGTTATTACCCAGAAAAATGCTACATCCGACGACATTCGTCTCTTATATGAGACCGTTCGCATTGCCCATGAGGCAAAAGAGGCAGGAAACCACCCCTTTGGTGCTTTGCTTGCCGACAAAGACGGGAACATTCTTATAGAACAAGGAAATGATCACAATGAGGGAGGCCCTGCCATGCACGCAGAGACTGCCTTGATGCTGAAAGCAGGAAAAAAATATAGCCCTGAATTTCTTTCTACGTGCAGTCTGTATACGAGTGCAGAGCCTTGCGTAATGTGTAGCGGAGCCATGTACTGGACCAACGTTCGGCGCCTGGTTTTTGGCATAACCGAGTCCCAACTGCTCTCCCTGACCGGCAGTGATGACCAGAATCCTACCTTTGACCTTCCCGCGGTTTCGGTACTTTCCCATGGACAGAAAGACCTTGAAGTGGTAGGTCCTGTCGATGACGAGGCCCTTGTAAGGGCAATTATCGAAGACCATATAGGATTTTGGAATAACTGATGGTCAAACTACCCTATGTCCTGCAAAAAGAAAATATCTGCAGGTTCGACGGTGATACTTTCTTTATCGGGGACAGGCGAACTTTTCCGCTTGCCAAAACCTTTGTAGCATGCTCATCCGTAAGGGACATAGCAATAGCCCTTACACAGATGGTCACCCAGGGGGGAGGTCCTCTCCAAGTCGCCTTTACCACACTTTCCTATTGTGCCCATAGGATGGAGAGGGGAACGCTTCCTGCAGGTTTTGAGACATTTAAGGGAAGCGCAGCCCAGTTGATCGCTGCCCGGCCAACGAATACCACCATGGCAAGGGTACTTGAAAAGATGCTCGGTGAGATTTCCCTCCTGTTTGGGCAGGGAGGCGATCTGCATTCTGTGGTCCAGGCTATCGATGCCTTGGTTCTGGAAAACGAACAGCAGTATGATGCGATTTACCATGCAATGGGAAAGAAAGGGGCCTCCCTGCTCAAAGACGGTGAAACCGTCTTGACTACCTGCTTTGCCGAGCATACGTTTCTCTTGAGCCTTGCCTATGCACAGCAAGAGGGAAAGACTGTTTCGGTATTGGCCTCTGAGACCCGTCCCTATCTACAAGGAGCGCGCCTGACAGCTCCGAGCCTTCGGGAAATGGGAATACCTGTCAGCTTGATAACCGACGGCATGGGAGCCAATTTTCTGTCGAAGGGGAAAGTTGGTTGTTACATGACTGCTTCCGATGTAGTCTGTATGGACGGTACGGTAGTTAACAAGACAGGTACCTTGGCCAATGCAATTGCCTGTGCCTATTACAACGTCCCCTACTATTCATTCAGTATTTCACCCGATCCTTCGAAACGGAATTCAGGCGATCTGCATATGGAAATGAGGGATGGCAAAGAGGTAATCCACTGCATGGGGCACCTGATAACAGATGAGGCGATCCCTGCATTGTATCCCTCGTTCGACAGTATCCCCCCATCTTTAGTAACGGGAATCATTACCCCCAAAGGAATCCTTACCCCGGATGCCTTGTCAGGAGCCTATCTATGAAAGCAATTATCGGAGGAACCGGGGTCGATACCCTGCCTGGTCTCCAGTCAGAAAAAACAATGGTTGCCACCCAATACGGGGATGTTGAACTCTTTGTCGGGACAGGGAAGGACGCTTCCCTGGTTTTTCTTCCCCGCCATGGATCTGAGCATTCGGTTCCCCCCCATTTGATCAACTACCGTGCAAATATCAAAGCCCTCGTATCCCTTGGGGTCGATGAGGCTATCGGAATCTATGCCGTCGGATCAATCACCGATTTGCTCAAGCCTGAGCAGATCGGAACCATCTCTGATTTTATTGATGTAACCGGAGGCGGTCGGCAACACACCTTCTTCACAGGGGGTAGCGAGCAAGTCAGGCATGTCTCCATGGACAGGGTGTTTGACCCTGCACTCACTGAGGCCTTGCTCCAGGAGGACCCTTCCTTGGTTCGTGGCGGAATATATTGCTGTACCAATGGTCCTCGCCTTGAGACCCCTGCAGAGATACGCTCCTACAGAATACTCGGGGCTGATTACGTGGGAATGACCTGTGCAACGGAAGCTTCCCTCGCTGTTGAGGCAGGTCTTCGCTTTGCAGCCCTCGCCTATAGCATTAACTGGGCTGCCGGGGTAGAAGGAAGCGAAGTTGCGTTCATCGGAGATGCTATGATCAAACAGCTCCGTTCAAAAATGACTAGACTCTGTACCCAGGTACTGACAAGGAGGTAGCCCATGATTACTGTTCGGGAGGCTACAAAGGAAGATGCAGCCTTGATTCTCCCTTTCATGGCTACTGTGGGAGGCGAGAGTGATAATCTTGTGACCGACGAAAAGGGGCTTCCCTTTTCCTTGGGGCAGGAAGAAGCCTACCTGCAACATAAACAGGGATCGAAGAACAACATCCAGTTGCTTGCCTTCGAGGGAAATGTCCTGGTTGGCAGTGCAGGTTGTGATACGAGCTCACGTCAGCGTATCTGCCATGGTGGGGAAATCGGTATTTCGGTTCTGAAAGCCTATTGGAACAAGGGAGTTGGAACCTTGTTGCTCTCCAATCTGGTGCAATGGGCCAGAAACAGTGAAACGGGTTTAAGAAAACTTAGCCTGACGGTACGCGCAGACAATGTCCGCGCAATAGCCCTTTACAAGCGATTCGGTTTTGTCGAGGAGGGTAAGGTAAAGCGTCTGCTTCAGATCAACGGTGTTTTTTATGATGGAATAACCATGGTTCTTCTTATTGACTGACCCCATAGGTGAGGGAGAGAAAAACATATGACGCAAATCACCCTAAGCAAGACCAATTGTTATTATCTCGAAAATGAAAACGGAAATATGTTGATCGATACAGGATACGCCTATGACAAAGATCTCTTTTTGAGGCAAATGGGTGATGCTGGGATAAGCATAGGTGATATCCGCTATCTTCTGCTTACCCATCATCATGATGACCATTCAGGCCTCGTTTCGTTTCTGGCAAAAGAAAACCCGGACCTTGTGGTTATCATGCATGCTTTGTGTGCCCATCTTGTCTCGAAAGGATATAATGCAAAAGAATATGGAGGCAGATGGTGCTCCAAATCCATGCAAACCCTTACCTCGGTGTATAAGAAGTTCGATAAAAACTGGACATTGACCTTCCCCCCTTACTTTGCAGGCCCCCACGACCTTCTCTTGGATTTTTCCCGGGGGTCTGTCCCTTTCCTTGACTATACGATAATCCCGACCCCGGGACATACCCCAGACTCCATCAGTCTCCTTTCTAACGATGGTTCCTTGTTTATCGGGGATGCCGCTGCCAATTTCCTGCAGTTCGCAGGTACTCACTATGCACCTCCCTTCATCACAGACACCAGTCGTTTCTATGCAACATGGAAAGAATTACTCACCTTGCCCATTGATAGGATCTATCCTGCACATGGGAAAAGCTTTTCCCCTGATAAGCTGAAAAAACACTTGTATTCGCTCAAAGAAAGCAAAATGCCTTTGTTTACAGGGGATTGATAAAATGTCTGCAGGTTTATCAAAAAGCAATGGCTGCCACCTCGGTGACAGCCATTGCCTGTATAGTGCTATTCTTTGTAAAATGAATGCGTTTTCTTGTTTTCCCTTAGTCTTCCAAAGCCTGGAATTTGTCAAACTCGGCAATCATTTCCTGGTCTGGGTGTTTGTCAAGCAAGCTGAAAATGATCATCAGCAGGGTAGCAACGATAAAGCCGGGGAGCAACTCATAGATATCGAAGATGCCGCCGGAAAGCTGTTTCCACAGGACTACCGTACAGAATCCTCCGACCATAGCCGCTACAGCACCGTTTTTGGATGCTTTTCTCCAGAACAGACTGGCTATGATAACAGGTCCAAAGGTTGCCCCGAAACCGGCCCAGGCATAGCTGACTATGTCGAAAATCGAGCTGGAAGGATCCATGGCAAGGAATATTGCAATGAGCGCGATAACAAGTACGGTAATCCTGCTCACAGCCAACGTCTCTTTGTCAGAGGCATCCTTTCTAATAAAAGCCTTATAGACATCCTTGCTGAAGGCAGAGGCTGCTACAAGCAGTTGGCTATCGCTGGTACTCATGCTGGCTGCCAGGATTGCACAAAGGAAAATCCCTGCAATGAAGGTCGGGAATATCTTTTGCATGCTGGCAATGAATACGGTTTCGGCTGCACCCTGACTTTCATATACCATGGGAAGCAAAAAGATTTTTCCGATAACCCCTACGATCAAGGCAGCAGCCATTGCTACGGTAACCCAGACCATGGCTATGCGTCTTGAGGTCTTTACTTCTTCATTGCTTCTTATCGACATGAACCTGACAAGGATATGGGGCATACCAAAGTAGCCAAGGCCCCAGGATAGGGCGGAGATAATATCAATTGCCCCGAACTTTGTGCCGGGAGTAGCGGCAAACGGATTGAGAAACTGTTGCCCGAAATCACCAAGCTTTGTTACCGCTTCGAAAGGACCTCCACAGAGTATCGTGCCAATGACAGCTGTTAGCAACAAGGCCACAAACATCAAAGAGCCTTGGAAGAAATCGGTTGTTACTACCGCAAGGTATCCTCCAAGCAGCGTATACCCTAAAATGACGACAACCCCGAGTAGCAAGGCCAGGTAATAGTTAAGGCCAAAAACGGCATTGAAGAGTTTTGCGCTAGCAAGGAACCCGCTTGCGGTATACACGACAAAGAAAATGATAATCAACAGTGAACTGATGGTTTTCAGTATATTGGTTTTGTCATGGAAGCGGTTAGCAAGAAACTCTGGGATGGTTATGGCATCCTTTGCATGGATGGAATATTTGCGGATTCGCTTGGCTACAAAGAACCAGTTCAGATACGTACCGAGGATCAAGCCTGCTGCAGTCCAGAAGGCTTCTTTGAGCCCGGTAAAATAGGCAACTCCGGGAAGTCCCATCAAAAGCCACCCTGACATATCTGATGCTTCTGCACTCAGCGC
The sequence above is a segment of the Sphaerochaeta pleomorpha str. Grapes genome. Coding sequences within it:
- a CDS encoding DNA-3-methyladenine glycosylase family protein; this translates as MENSVINLQTTLFCGQSFAWLQHGETFSAVLKGRLVQLRQDTCIDQCKEDAFLYHYFDMDFDYASANRHLITLDHPMSEAIAYAKGLHILNQDPWEVLIGFILSQNNSIKRITMLYEKLSINFGTEVGKGRFSFPTPDQLAGVGESELRSLGVGFRSPYIVDAIEKSYLLDDIKSLPFDDALSVLMTIKGVGPKVGSCILLYGFHRMEAFPMDTWMKKAMARWYPTQDSALFSPYAALAQQYLFHYARTVGCE
- a CDS encoding cyclase family protein, with the translated sequence MRITINGIRFDQVSPSERKVFSFTEKQLCDATVKIRKQTKSEATVLLCTCDRIELWTLESKTSTYEPLCRDLGLSPLAWKQYSYAKEGPGCVTYLYELACGLHSPLFGEDQIISQLREAIERSRLCGCTSAVLEQLFKSAVTLAKKVQSSLKLGVADKTVAIAVRNILQDAYGSLDSLPVLVIGSSELARLVSQELLDHNVSLTMTIRDLEKADLLVPRGAQRALYRERFSYFPKVTVVISATKGLEYTVCAAQALHPTLYIDLANPADIEPAVKDLEGKRLVTLADLPCSFPEREKAVSLASSMISASVDSFFSWLQARDRFASIERTSEAAANNLLYRLYAPLSQLGLDSLTLDEMRKTLVETARKAFSHQLYENGKLRPIQKYVDLTRLLENAPPVFVDDPDTSIEAVATMEKNHYRVKRLQLGTHSGTHIDSPNHILEQGRTLDSYPVGSFSAKAYVLDCRNRERIDRALVEEVPFGVTCVVFSTGWEHFWGTAAYREDPPLCSKNAILFLQERGVVLFGFDCASCDKMESTDLPIHRQILESEGLIIENLCNLQSLAGRCVDLVALPLFVKNSDGCPARVVASYFV
- a CDS encoding galactose mutarotase — encoded protein: MIFLQNETFSMEISTLGAEPQSLKNTKSNLEYIWNGNKEYWFRHAPLLFPMTGPTKDNMISVEDTLYPMPNNGFARDLEFTVLEHDDTHAVFMLSDSAKTRSMYPFGFTLTVTYTLLADGYTAKAEIFAKDDLYFTFGWHPAFNLDINGEGTPLEQYYVCFEQKEQVDRNYPSNGVFITEKNFLDAKDFFDLSRSETAKGPIILENLKSPKVTLRCKTGDHGVTVTRGDMATFVIWTCAPKQAQYLCLEPMRSFGDTTRPLELKKMKEAEFLEKGTTRVFENSFFVF
- a CDS encoding AAA family ATPase, whose product is MENNLVYTIGRQFGSGGRQVGRTLAKKLGIPFYDKELIALSAQESGLSEALFANADEKATSSIFYSLVMGNYPMASGALGVTEMPLNDQLFLIQCKTIKKLAETGSCVIVGRCADYILRERENVLNVFIHASLESRVERAIKVYQVDEHKAEDVCLKADKQRANFYNYYSDRKWGMCRTYDLSLDSSKIGIDGCADQIIAFGKALAEHKGQGI
- a CDS encoding beta-galactosidase subunit beta, which encodes MLFDVLDKLEWYQKLYPSIETIIDIMDRSLPYEDGDGSHCVDGIDYTVETYVTKSDAPIQAAFSDCMHIILEGEEVIALEEEGNPSVVAMATVGRFILFSKGDQYKSALQNGSPGTVKKVIFTLSGPRL
- a CDS encoding GntR family transcriptional regulator — protein: MHDVKSRSLIDTIYQNLKNDILQEKLAKGEKLSENTLAQEFHCSRTPVRESLKRLEQDGFIVIVPHSGSYVKDSTKNEYQQLTEVRAYLEALAIRLDCHNRVSAQQLEELLDEMDTIGESGTIDIQLFNTLHYRFHYNLVHLANNQLLDQMWGRLNLNESVLMSYQGLSKAGIKKTQTEHRRLIQAIKNGNAKDGEKCMLLHLWRKREQFRAEAQKG
- a CDS encoding FKBP-type peptidyl-prolyl cis-trans isomerase N-terminal domain-containing protein — translated: MNRSKFVKFAMVLVIMTLMVPMLFAAGMKETAKGAVTGRIISVENTETNPIITVRTLGGERIAYTTDSKTVSSFPVSSLTIGDYIETVASGTVAQNIRYINPLVSLKIKDITISSSMLEVPEGLIERFSYTYGYLLLQSFANQNLFFNGGYYVKGAMDGLVSAEQKVPGYYSLDELYANIDAYQNTIWNEGKGVTGYGKRYTNLEEIRNLPLSEDLTDAFSYTYGYLLTYNMLQQGIELNGDFYIAGILDFAFENSTLLTDEEMQSAFNEYQQKLEKEYSAWAETAKVENLAKADQYLEENKTNEGVITTASGLQYQVQVASDGPKPVATDTVEVNYQLQMADGTIIESSYDNGATAHFGVTQVIPGFQEALLTMNTGSVIRCWIHPSLGYGEDGTQNIAPNALLVFDIELVGIDPPGATVAN
- a CDS encoding nucleoside deaminase; protein product: MPVITQKNATSDDIRLLYETVRIAHEAKEAGNHPFGALLADKDGNILIEQGNDHNEGGPAMHAETALMLKAGKKYSPEFLSTCSLYTSAEPCVMCSGAMYWTNVRRLVFGITESQLLSLTGSDDQNPTFDLPAVSVLSHGQKDLEVVGPVDDEALVRAIIEDHIGFWNN
- a CDS encoding translation initiation factor 2, which translates into the protein MVKLPYVLQKENICRFDGDTFFIGDRRTFPLAKTFVACSSVRDIAIALTQMVTQGGGPLQVAFTTLSYCAHRMERGTLPAGFETFKGSAAQLIAARPTNTTMARVLEKMLGEISLLFGQGGDLHSVVQAIDALVLENEQQYDAIYHAMGKKGASLLKDGETVLTTCFAEHTFLLSLAYAQQEGKTVSVLASETRPYLQGARLTAPSLREMGIPVSLITDGMGANFLSKGKVGCYMTASDVVCMDGTVVNKTGTLANAIACAYYNVPYYSFSISPDPSKRNSGDLHMEMRDGKEVIHCMGHLITDEAIPALYPSFDSIPPSLVTGIITPKGILTPDALSGAYL
- a CDS encoding MTAP family purine nucleoside phosphorylase, translating into MKAIIGGTGVDTLPGLQSEKTMVATQYGDVELFVGTGKDASLVFLPRHGSEHSVPPHLINYRANIKALVSLGVDEAIGIYAVGSITDLLKPEQIGTISDFIDVTGGGRQHTFFTGGSEQVRHVSMDRVFDPALTEALLQEDPSLVRGGIYCCTNGPRLETPAEIRSYRILGADYVGMTCATEASLAVEAGLRFAALAYSINWAAGVEGSEVAFIGDAMIKQLRSKMTRLCTQVLTRR